ATTTTCACTGACAACTCTTATTGTAACACATGATCCGTATGAAGCAGAAGAACTGGGAAACAATATAATAAAAATAAGACAGGGCAAACTTGTTCACACTGGTAATGACGTAAACAGGATTAAAGTGAGGTCGCTTAAAAAAGTAACAAAGGATATTGCTCTTGCTGAATTTGATAATTTTTCTCTCATTGTGCCGTTCAGTTCAGAGAAGAGCGATGATTATTACGTAGAATTTTTGGAAGAGGATCTTTACATTTCTTCATTGAAACCACCAATTCCAACGCTCAATACTCTGCGAGGAAAAATTATTTCTCATAAGGAAAGCGCAGAAAGGGTGCATGTGAAAATAGACATAAATGAGACAATAATTAAAGGAAATATACCATGGTATATGTGGCATGAGATAGATAAAGATGATGTCTATGTAATTATTAAATATAGAGGCACAAAATTGAAAGGAGTGAATAATGGCGGTTTATGATATATTAACAATGGAATTTGAAAGAATAGCTAAAGAAAATAATTTGCTGAACGAGAGTGTCGTAATAAAAGCTGCTCCCCTTACTGCTGAAGAGGCAATAGGGGATCCTACAGATAAGGATTATCCTATAATAAAAGGTCAAGAAAAATTAATGGAAGCCCATTTTAGAGGCGCAAGAGGGCAAGCATTTACAGACTTTTATGGCAATTTTACAGGAACGATTCAAGATGTATTAGATCTTGATCTACGTACAAATTATCAAAGAGCGATATTCGTTTCTACACTTAATGCAATATTGGATTACCTGAAACTGACAGATAAAACAATACATTGTAAAAATGACGAACCACGAGAGTGTGCCGAAAATGCTGTGGATTTTATAAAAAGAAAATTTGGCAATCCAAAAATTTTTCTTATTGGCTATCAACCTCGTTTTGCAGAAACTTTTTCAAAACATTTCCACTTGAGAATTGTTGATTTAGATAACGAAATGGTTGGAAAGAAGGTAAACGGAGTGCTGATCGAAGTTGAAGAGAGCACCAGTAGAAATATTGAATGGGCTGATCTCCTCTGGATAACCGGGACAACTGTTGTAAATAATACAATTGAGCAATTTTTAAATGTAAAAAAGGATAAAGTATTTTACGGGACAACAATAGCAGGCGCTGCTTATATCCTTAACCTCAAAAGATTTTGTTCATTAGCAAAATAAATTCATAATTTTTTCACAATTTGGTATATAATGAATAATATGGGAAAAATTAAATTTTTTGATGGTACCGACACAATTGGCGGCACAAAAATACTGTTAGAGATTTCTAAGAAGAGGTTTTTCCTCGATTTTGGTTTGAATTATAATAGGCGAGGGATGTTTTTTGAGGAGTATCTGAATCCCCGTCCTGCAAATGGAATGGGGGATCTTTACTTTTTAGGACTTCTTCCTTCCATAAAGGGAATATATAGAAAGGATCTTCTACAATTCATTCAACGAGAAGGTATTAAAGAGTTAGGCGATGGCAGTGAGCCTCCATTTGTGGACGGTGTATTTCTTAGCCATGTTCATTTTGACCATTCTGGGTACATTACATTTCTTCGTGAAGATATTCCAATTTACACATCAAAAATTACCATTTCTTTATTAAAGGCAATTGAAGATACATCTAATACACAGTTTGAAACATCCATTTTTAAGTTTATACGGCGTCCTGCAACCGGAAGCCATAAAGACCCACTTTATTATGGCACACATAAAGCCAATGCTATTTACGGAGAGGAAAAAATTAATGGAGTTAATGTTACAGCGTGTCCCGTTGATCATTCTGTTCCTGGTGCAATGGGTTTCATTATTAAGAGTGAGGAGAAAACCATTGTTTATACAGGTGATTTGAGGCTTCATGGCAAAACACGAGCTGACACGGAACAATTTGTTAGACAAGCAAGAGAAGCACATCCCGATATATTAATTATCGAGGGCACAAATTTACGCGCTTATAATGATGATGAAACGCGAGAATTCTGGACTGAACAACGCGTTTTTGAAGAAGCACAAAAAGAGATTCATAATAGAAAAAAACTTGTTATTGTGGATTTTCCTTTCAAGAATATTTATCGGTTCCTCACTTTTTATGAACTTGCCAAATCAAGTGGGCGGAAGTTTGTTATTTCTTTAAAAGATGCTTATTTTATGGATGCAATGAAAAATGTTGGTATGCCTGTTCCTTCTCTTTCTGATCCGAATATTTATCTTTACCTTGAAAAAAAAAGAAGTGGGACTTACGACAAAAAAGATTATTCAAGCAGTTGGATGAAAAATATATTAGGAAAAGTAGATGCAAGCCGGATTATAACAGCAAAAGAAATTAGGGCAAATGAAAATAATTTTATGCTTATATTGCGTTATTTTAATTTTCAACAACTTGTTGATATACGTCCGACAAACGGCAGTATTTATATTCATTCGGCATCTGAGGCGCACTCGGAAGAACAGGAAATTGATGAACAGAGGATGGACAACTGGCTTAAGTATTTTAATCTTTACCCACGAATTCATATTCACGCATCAGGTCACGCGAAAAAGGATGATTTATTTAATATAGTATCAGAAATTAATCCAAAGACGATTATTCCCGTTCACACTGAACATGCAGAAGAATACGAAGAACAGTTTGGGAATAAAGTAAAAATCGTTAAAAACGGAGATACAATAAAGTTTTAGGGAGGTAGAAAATATGGAAGAAATGAGGAGAAGAAACTGGGTTATAGCGCTCATTATAGGTATTATTATCGGAAGCATTGTTGGCGGCATTTTTGGAACCTACCTTGTGTTTCAGAATCCGACAATCTTTCCATGGGCACAGGTTAGTACAACAAATGACCAACAAAAAGAATATATTTTAAGCAGTAATGAAGCCCCATCAATTGAGAATGCTATTGTAAACGTGGTTACTGTAGTTTCTCCGTCAGTGGTGAGAATTGTGTCTACGAAGGAAGTAATTGATTTTTTCTTTTTGCAGACTACCCCACAACAGGGACTTGGATCTGGTGTTATTATAGAGTCAGATGGTCTTATATTAACCAACTACCATGTTATAGAGGATGCTGATAAGATTGAGGTAACATTAAGCAGTGGAAAAATATATAAAGGGACAGTGATTGGAGCAGATCCTATTAGCGATGTTGCATTAGTACAGATTGATGAGAAAAATTTACCTACAGCAAAACTTAGCGATTCAGCAAAGCTTAAAGTAGGACAGTTCGTTGTAGCAATTGGTAATCCATATGGGTTAGATCATACCGTAACTACAGGAGTGATAAGTGCTCTTGAAAGAAATATTAATATTGGCAGGCAAACAATGTATGGCATCATTCAAACTGATGCTGCAATTAATCCCGGAAACAGTGGTGGGCCACTAGTA
This region of Caldisericota bacterium genomic DNA includes:
- a CDS encoding MBL fold metallo-hydrolase, giving the protein MGKIKFFDGTDTIGGTKILLEISKKRFFLDFGLNYNRRGMFFEEYLNPRPANGMGDLYFLGLLPSIKGIYRKDLLQFIQREGIKELGDGSEPPFVDGVFLSHVHFDHSGYITFLREDIPIYTSKITISLLKAIEDTSNTQFETSIFKFIRRPATGSHKDPLYYGTHKANAIYGEEKINGVNVTACPVDHSVPGAMGFIIKSEEKTIVYTGDLRLHGKTRADTEQFVRQAREAHPDILIIEGTNLRAYNDDETREFWTEQRVFEEAQKEIHNRKKLVIVDFPFKNIYRFLTFYELAKSSGRKFVISLKDAYFMDAMKNVGMPVPSLSDPNIYLYLEKKRSGTYDKKDYSSSWMKNILGKVDASRIITAKEIRANENNFMLILRYFNFQQLVDIRPTNGSIYIHSASEAHSEEQEIDEQRMDNWLKYFNLYPRIHIHASGHAKKDDLFNIVSEINPKTIIPVHTEHAEEYEEQFGNKVKIVKNGDTIKF
- a CDS encoding trypsin-like peptidase domain-containing protein produces the protein MEEMRRRNWVIALIIGIIIGSIVGGIFGTYLVFQNPTIFPWAQVSTTNDQQKEYILSSNEAPSIENAIVNVVTVVSPSVVRIVSTKEVIDFFFLQTTPQQGLGSGVIIESDGLILTNYHVIEDADKIEVTLSSGKIYKGTVIGADPISDVALVQIDEKNLPTAKLSDSAKLKVGQFVVAIGNPYGLDHTVTTGVISALERNINIGRQTMYGIIQTDAAINPGNSGGPLVNLEGEVVGINTLIYSQAQGLGFAVSTDTCKKVIDNIKKTGKMEWPYIGIELTTMTEELANNANLKYAPGIVVIRVMPGSPAENAGIKQGDIIVSIDGVSVDTTDEFLKIVRSRNAGDSIMLEVKRKNISEVIKLELTLSVQPPFAE
- a CDS encoding DUF364 domain-containing protein, whose product is MAVYDILTMEFERIAKENNLLNESVVIKAAPLTAEEAIGDPTDKDYPIIKGQEKLMEAHFRGARGQAFTDFYGNFTGTIQDVLDLDLRTNYQRAIFVSTLNAILDYLKLTDKTIHCKNDEPRECAENAVDFIKRKFGNPKIFLIGYQPRFAETFSKHFHLRIVDLDNEMVGKKVNGVLIEVEESTSRNIEWADLLWITGTTVVNNTIEQFLNVKKDKVFYGTTIAGAAYILNLKRFCSLAK